From Centropristis striata isolate RG_2023a ecotype Rhode Island chromosome 16, C.striata_1.0, whole genome shotgun sequence, a single genomic window includes:
- the stag1a gene encoding cohesin subunit SA-1a isoform X2 yields the protein MITSELPVLQDSSNESGATDAVGLSMSMSEMEDPEVKGKKKRGRPGKQAPTTNKKPRKSPTDKATVARGRGKANGVAQHNGDGGDPVTLFEVVKLGKSAMQSVVDEWIESYKQDRDLALLDLINFFIQCSGCKGTVRIEMFRNMQNAEIIRKMTEEFDEDSGDYPLTMPGPLWKKFRYNFCEFISVLIRQCQYSIIYDEYMMDTVISLLTGLSDSQVRAFRHTSTLAAMKLMTALVNVALNLSIHQDNTQRQYEAERNKIAGKRANEKLELLLQKRKELQENQDEIENMMNSIFKGIFVHRYRDAIAEIRAICIEEIGVWMKMYSDAFLNDSYLKYVGWTLHDRQGEVRLKCLKALQNLYTNRELFPKLELFTNRFKDRIVSMTLDKEYDVAVEAIRLVTLILQGSEDALSNEDCENVYHLVYSAHRPVAVAAGEFLHRKLFSRHDPQAEEALAKRRGRSSPNGNLIRMLVLFFLESELHEHAAYLVDSLWESSQELLKDWECMAELLLEEPVQGEEVLSDRQESALIELMVCTIRQAAEAHPPVGRGTGKRVLTAKERKTQIDDKNKLTEHFIMALPMLLSKYQADSEKVANLLQIPQFFDLDVYSAGRMEKHLDALLKQIRLVVEKHIEMDVLEACSKTYSILCSEEYTIMNRVDIARSQLIDEMTDRFTHSVEELLQEAEEADDDDIYNVLSTLKRLTAFHNAHDLTRWDLFGNCYRLLKAGIEQGSMPEQIAVQALQCSHYSVLWQLVKITEGAPSKDDLVALRRVVKSFLAVCQQCLSNVNTPVKEQAFMLLCDLLMIFSHQLVSGGREGLQPLVFNPDSTLQNELLNFVLDHVFIDQDDESQSMEGDEEDEANKIEALHKRRNLLAAFCKLIIYDIVDMPAAADIFKHYMKYYNDYGDIIKETLSKTRQTDKILCAKTLILSLQQLFNELLQDQGPNLDRTSSHVSGIKELARRFALTFGLDQIKTREAVATLHKDGIEFAFKYQNPRGPECPPINLAFLEVLSEFSSKLIRQDKKTVHSYLEKFMSESMSERREDVWLPLISYRNSLLTGGDEDHMSVTSGSSSKAGSVRSKKGRPPIHKKRIEESSVEGSWMLRNDTLQTPGALQTPQLTSTVLRENRPAEHMPDPDSEPGSENDFVHNPQMQMSWLGQQKMEEVNRKDRTGMNYIKARSNQGVRQTVRGLMEDDAEPIFEDVMMSSRGQLEDMNEEFEDTMVIDLPPSRNRRERAELRPDFFDSAAMIEDESGFSMPMF from the exons ATGATCACCTCGGAGCTCCCTGTCCTACA GGACTCATCTAATGAGTCTGGGGCGACAGACGCAGTGGGCTTAAGTATGAGCATGAGCGAGATGGAAGATCCAGAGGtgaaaggaaagaagaagagagggaggcCTGGAAAACAAGCCCCG ACAACCAATAAGAAGCCTCGGAAGTCACCGACAGACAAAGCTACGGTAGCAAGAGGGCGAGGGAAAGCCAACGGTGTGGCTCAACATAATGGAGACGGTGGAGACCCCGTCACTCTGTTTGAAGTGGTCAAACTGGGAAAGAGTGCCATGCAG tctgtGGTGGATGAGTGGATCGAGTCATATAAACAGGACAGAGACTTGGCGCTCCTGGACCTCATCAATTTTTTCATCCAGTGCTCCGGGTGCAAAG GCACTGTGAGGATTGAGATGTTCAGGAACATGCAGAACGCAGAGATCATCCGCAAGATGACTGAGGAGTTTGATGAG GACAGCGGTGATTATCCTCTCACCATGCCAGGGCCCTTGTGGAAGAAGTTCCGCTACAACTTCTGCGAGTTTATCAGCGTGTTGATCCGCCAGTGTCAGTACAGCATCATCTACGACGAGTACATGATGGACACGGTGATCTCCCTCCTCACCGGCCTGTCCGACTCTCAAGTGCGAGCGTTCAGACACACCTCCACATTAGCAG CGATGAAGCTGATGACGGCGTTGGTGAACGTGGCGCTGAATCTGAGCATTCACCAGGACAACACCCAGAGACAGTACGAGGCTGAGAGGAACAAGATAGCCGGCAAGCGAGCCAACGAgaagctggagctgctgctaCAGAAGAGGAAGGAG ctTCAAGAAAACCAAGATGAAATAGAGAATATGATGAACTCAATCTTCAAAGGAATCTTTGTGCATCGCTACAG ggATGCAATTGCTGAAATCCGAGCCATCTGTATTGAGGAGATTGGAGTGTGGATGAAGATGTACAGTGATGCTTTTCTTAATGACAGTTACCTGAAATATGTTGGTTGGACACTACACGATAGG CAAGGAGAAGTTCGTCTCAAGTGTCTGAAGGCTCTGCAGAACCTGTACACAAACCGAGAACTGTTCCCCAAGTTAGAGCTGTTCACCAACCGCTTCAAg GACCGTATCGTATCAATGACGCTGGATAAGGAGTACGACGTGGCTGTGGAGGCCATCAGACTAGTCACACTCATCCTGCA GGGCAGTGAAGACGCCTTATCCAACGAGGACTGTGAGAACGTGTACCACCTGGTTTACTCTGCCCATCGACCAGTGGCGGTCGCTGCTGGAGAGTTCCTGCACAGGAA ATTGTTCAGCCGTCATGACCCCCAGGCAGAAGAGGCGCTGGCTAAGCGCAGAGGGAGGAGCAGTCCCAACGGAAATCTCATCCGCATGCTCGTGCTCTTCTTTCTGGAGAGCGAG CTCCACGAGCATGCAGCCTACCTGGTGGACTCGTTGTGGGAAAGCTCTCAGGAGCTGCTGAAGGACTGGGAGTGTATGGCTGAActcctgctggaggagcctGTGCAGGGAGAGGAGG TGttgtcagacagacaggagagcgCTCTGATAGAGCTGATGGTGTGCACCATCCGACAGGCAGCAGAGGCACACCCACCTGTCGGCAGAGGCACCGGCAAGCGG GTGCTGACAGCAAAGGAGAGGAAGACCCAGATAGATGATAAGAACAAACTGACAGAGCACTTCATCATGGCTCTGCCCATGCTGCTGTCCAAG TACCAGGCAGACTCGGAGAAGGTAGCCAACCTGCTGCAGATCCCTCAGTTCTTCGACCTGGACGTGTACAGCGCCGGGCGCATGGAGAAGCACCTGGACGCCCTGCTGAAGCAGATCCGGCTGGTGGTGGAGAAGCACATCGAGATGGACGTGCTGGAGGCCTGCAGTAAGACCTACAGCATCCTCTGCTCCGAGGAGTACACCATCATGAACCGCGTGGACATCGCCCGCTCGCAGCTCATCGATGAGATGACCGATCGATTCACACACTCTGTCgaagagctgctgcaggag gCTGAAgaggctgatgatgatgatatctaCAATGTTTTATCTACGCTCAAGAGACTCACAGCTTTCCACAA TGCACATGACTTGACACGGTGGGACTTATTTGGGAACTGCTACCGGCTGCTGAAGGCGGGCATCGAGCAGGGCTCCATGCCGGAGCAGATCGCCGTCCAGGCCCTGCAGTGCTCCCACTACTCCGTTCTCTGGCAGCTGGTCAAGATCACGGAGGGGGCTCCCAGCAAG gACGACCTGGTGGCTCTCAGGAGAGTGGTGAAGTCTTTTCTGGCTGTGTGCCAGCAGTGCTTGTCCAATGTCAATACGCCAGTTAAAGAACAG GCGTTCATGCTTCTCTGCGACCTGCTGATGATCTTCAGTCACCAGCTGGTTTCTGGCGGCCGGGAGGGACTCCAGCCGCTCGTCTTCAACCCAGACAGCACTCTGCAGAACGAGCTGCTCAACTTCGTCCTGGACCACGTCTTCATCGACCAGGATGATGAGAGTCAGAGCATGG AAGGAGACGAGGAGGACGAGGCCAACAAGATCGAGGCTCTTCACAAAAGGAGAAATCTGCTCGCAGCCTTCTGTAAACTCATCATCTACGACATCGTGGACATGCCCGCCGCCGCCGACATCTTCAAGCACTACATGAAG TATTATAACGATTACGGCGACATCATCAAGGAGACTCTGAGTAAAACAAGACAGACGGACAAGATTCTATGTGCAAAGACTCTCATCCTCAGTCTGCAGCAG ctgttcaACGAGCTGCTGCAGGACCAGGGGCCCAACCTGGACCGAACATCGTCTCACGTCAGCGGCATCAAGGAGCTGGCTCGCCGCTTCGCCCTCACCTTCGGCCTGGACCAGATAAAGACCAGAGAGGCTGTCGCCACGCTGCACAA GGATGGAATAGAGTTTGCATTTAAGTACCAGAATCCTCGAGGACCAGAGTGTCCTCCCATCAACCTGGCCTTCCTGGAGGTTCTGAGTGAATTTTCCTCCAAACTAATCCGCCAAGACAAGAAGACAGT TCACTCGTACCTGGAGAAGTTCATGTCGGAGTCGATGTCAGAGCGTCGGGAGGACGTGTGGCTGCCGCTGATCTCCTACAGGAACAGCCTGCTGACGGGAGGAGATGAGGACCACATGTCTGTCACGTCGGGCTCCAGCAGCAAGGCCGGCTCGGTCCGCAGCAAGAAGGGACGGCCGCCGATACACAAGAAACGCATCGAGG AGAGTAGTGTTGAGGGCTCGTGGATGTTGCGTAATGACACTCTTCAGACACCGGGAGCGCTGCAGACTCCTCAGCTCACATCAACAGTACTCAGAGAGAACAGACCAGCAGAACACATGCCCGACCCGGACTCCGAACCCGGATCAGAGAACGACTTCGTACACAA TCCTCAGATGCAGATGTCGTGGCTCGGCCAGCAGAAGATGGAGGAGGTGAACCGGAAGGACCGGACGGGCATGAACTACATCAAGGCACGCAGCAATCAGGGCGTCCGGCAGACTGT GCGTGGGTTGATGGAGGATGACGCAGAGCCCATTTTCGAGGACGTGATGATGTCCTCGCGGGGCCAGTTGGAGGACATGAACGAGGAGTTTGAAGACACCATGGTGATCGACCTG CCGCCATCGAGGAACAGACGTGAAAGAGCAGAATTAAGACCAGACTTCTTTGACTCCGCAGCGATGATTGAGGACGAGTCG GGTTTCAGCATGCCCATGTTCTGA
- the stag1a gene encoding cohesin subunit SA-1a isoform X1: MITSELPVLQDSSNESGATDAVGLSMSMSEMEDPEVKGKKKRGRPGKQAPTTNKKPRKSPTDKATVARGRGKANGVAQHNGDGGDPVTLFEVVKLGKSAMQSVVDEWIESYKQDRDLALLDLINFFIQCSGCKGTVRIEMFRNMQNAEIIRKMTEEFDEDSGDYPLTMPGPLWKKFRYNFCEFISVLIRQCQYSIIYDEYMMDTVISLLTGLSDSQVRAFRHTSTLAAMKLMTALVNVALNLSIHQDNTQRQYEAERNKIAGKRANEKLELLLQKRKELQENQDEIENMMNSIFKGIFVHRYRDAIAEIRAICIEEIGVWMKMYSDAFLNDSYLKYVGWTLHDRQGEVRLKCLKALQNLYTNRELFPKLELFTNRFKDRIVSMTLDKEYDVAVEAIRLVTLILQGSEDALSNEDCENVYHLVYSAHRPVAVAAGEFLHRKLFSRHDPQAEEALAKRRGRSSPNGNLIRMLVLFFLESELHEHAAYLVDSLWESSQELLKDWECMAELLLEEPVQGEEVLSDRQESALIELMVCTIRQAAEAHPPVGRGTGKRVLTAKERKTQIDDKNKLTEHFIMALPMLLSKYQADSEKVANLLQIPQFFDLDVYSAGRMEKHLDALLKQIRLVVEKHIEMDVLEACSKTYSILCSEEYTIMNRVDIARSQLIDEMTDRFTHSVEELLQEAEEADDDDIYNVLSTLKRLTAFHNAHDLTRWDLFGNCYRLLKAGIEQGSMPEQIAVQALQCSHYSVLWQLVKITEGAPSKDDLVALRRVVKSFLAVCQQCLSNVNTPVKEQAFMLLCDLLMIFSHQLVSGGREGLQPLVFNPDSTLQNELLNFVLDHVFIDQDDESQSMEGDEEDEANKIEALHKRRNLLAAFCKLIIYDIVDMPAAADIFKHYMKYYNDYGDIIKETLSKTRQTDKILCAKTLILSLQQLFNELLQDQGPNLDRTSSHVSGIKELARRFALTFGLDQIKTREAVATLHKDGIEFAFKYQNPRGPECPPINLAFLEVLSEFSSKLIRQDKKTVHSYLEKFMSESMSERREDVWLPLISYRNSLLTGGDEDHMSVTSGSSSKAGSVRSKKGRPPIHKKRIEEESSVEGSWMLRNDTLQTPGALQTPQLTSTVLRENRPAEHMPDPDSEPGSENDFVHNPQMQMSWLGQQKMEEVNRKDRTGMNYIKARSNQGVRQTVRGLMEDDAEPIFEDVMMSSRGQLEDMNEEFEDTMVIDLPPSRNRRERAELRPDFFDSAAMIEDESGFSMPMF; this comes from the exons ATGATCACCTCGGAGCTCCCTGTCCTACA GGACTCATCTAATGAGTCTGGGGCGACAGACGCAGTGGGCTTAAGTATGAGCATGAGCGAGATGGAAGATCCAGAGGtgaaaggaaagaagaagagagggaggcCTGGAAAACAAGCCCCG ACAACCAATAAGAAGCCTCGGAAGTCACCGACAGACAAAGCTACGGTAGCAAGAGGGCGAGGGAAAGCCAACGGTGTGGCTCAACATAATGGAGACGGTGGAGACCCCGTCACTCTGTTTGAAGTGGTCAAACTGGGAAAGAGTGCCATGCAG tctgtGGTGGATGAGTGGATCGAGTCATATAAACAGGACAGAGACTTGGCGCTCCTGGACCTCATCAATTTTTTCATCCAGTGCTCCGGGTGCAAAG GCACTGTGAGGATTGAGATGTTCAGGAACATGCAGAACGCAGAGATCATCCGCAAGATGACTGAGGAGTTTGATGAG GACAGCGGTGATTATCCTCTCACCATGCCAGGGCCCTTGTGGAAGAAGTTCCGCTACAACTTCTGCGAGTTTATCAGCGTGTTGATCCGCCAGTGTCAGTACAGCATCATCTACGACGAGTACATGATGGACACGGTGATCTCCCTCCTCACCGGCCTGTCCGACTCTCAAGTGCGAGCGTTCAGACACACCTCCACATTAGCAG CGATGAAGCTGATGACGGCGTTGGTGAACGTGGCGCTGAATCTGAGCATTCACCAGGACAACACCCAGAGACAGTACGAGGCTGAGAGGAACAAGATAGCCGGCAAGCGAGCCAACGAgaagctggagctgctgctaCAGAAGAGGAAGGAG ctTCAAGAAAACCAAGATGAAATAGAGAATATGATGAACTCAATCTTCAAAGGAATCTTTGTGCATCGCTACAG ggATGCAATTGCTGAAATCCGAGCCATCTGTATTGAGGAGATTGGAGTGTGGATGAAGATGTACAGTGATGCTTTTCTTAATGACAGTTACCTGAAATATGTTGGTTGGACACTACACGATAGG CAAGGAGAAGTTCGTCTCAAGTGTCTGAAGGCTCTGCAGAACCTGTACACAAACCGAGAACTGTTCCCCAAGTTAGAGCTGTTCACCAACCGCTTCAAg GACCGTATCGTATCAATGACGCTGGATAAGGAGTACGACGTGGCTGTGGAGGCCATCAGACTAGTCACACTCATCCTGCA GGGCAGTGAAGACGCCTTATCCAACGAGGACTGTGAGAACGTGTACCACCTGGTTTACTCTGCCCATCGACCAGTGGCGGTCGCTGCTGGAGAGTTCCTGCACAGGAA ATTGTTCAGCCGTCATGACCCCCAGGCAGAAGAGGCGCTGGCTAAGCGCAGAGGGAGGAGCAGTCCCAACGGAAATCTCATCCGCATGCTCGTGCTCTTCTTTCTGGAGAGCGAG CTCCACGAGCATGCAGCCTACCTGGTGGACTCGTTGTGGGAAAGCTCTCAGGAGCTGCTGAAGGACTGGGAGTGTATGGCTGAActcctgctggaggagcctGTGCAGGGAGAGGAGG TGttgtcagacagacaggagagcgCTCTGATAGAGCTGATGGTGTGCACCATCCGACAGGCAGCAGAGGCACACCCACCTGTCGGCAGAGGCACCGGCAAGCGG GTGCTGACAGCAAAGGAGAGGAAGACCCAGATAGATGATAAGAACAAACTGACAGAGCACTTCATCATGGCTCTGCCCATGCTGCTGTCCAAG TACCAGGCAGACTCGGAGAAGGTAGCCAACCTGCTGCAGATCCCTCAGTTCTTCGACCTGGACGTGTACAGCGCCGGGCGCATGGAGAAGCACCTGGACGCCCTGCTGAAGCAGATCCGGCTGGTGGTGGAGAAGCACATCGAGATGGACGTGCTGGAGGCCTGCAGTAAGACCTACAGCATCCTCTGCTCCGAGGAGTACACCATCATGAACCGCGTGGACATCGCCCGCTCGCAGCTCATCGATGAGATGACCGATCGATTCACACACTCTGTCgaagagctgctgcaggag gCTGAAgaggctgatgatgatgatatctaCAATGTTTTATCTACGCTCAAGAGACTCACAGCTTTCCACAA TGCACATGACTTGACACGGTGGGACTTATTTGGGAACTGCTACCGGCTGCTGAAGGCGGGCATCGAGCAGGGCTCCATGCCGGAGCAGATCGCCGTCCAGGCCCTGCAGTGCTCCCACTACTCCGTTCTCTGGCAGCTGGTCAAGATCACGGAGGGGGCTCCCAGCAAG gACGACCTGGTGGCTCTCAGGAGAGTGGTGAAGTCTTTTCTGGCTGTGTGCCAGCAGTGCTTGTCCAATGTCAATACGCCAGTTAAAGAACAG GCGTTCATGCTTCTCTGCGACCTGCTGATGATCTTCAGTCACCAGCTGGTTTCTGGCGGCCGGGAGGGACTCCAGCCGCTCGTCTTCAACCCAGACAGCACTCTGCAGAACGAGCTGCTCAACTTCGTCCTGGACCACGTCTTCATCGACCAGGATGATGAGAGTCAGAGCATGG AAGGAGACGAGGAGGACGAGGCCAACAAGATCGAGGCTCTTCACAAAAGGAGAAATCTGCTCGCAGCCTTCTGTAAACTCATCATCTACGACATCGTGGACATGCCCGCCGCCGCCGACATCTTCAAGCACTACATGAAG TATTATAACGATTACGGCGACATCATCAAGGAGACTCTGAGTAAAACAAGACAGACGGACAAGATTCTATGTGCAAAGACTCTCATCCTCAGTCTGCAGCAG ctgttcaACGAGCTGCTGCAGGACCAGGGGCCCAACCTGGACCGAACATCGTCTCACGTCAGCGGCATCAAGGAGCTGGCTCGCCGCTTCGCCCTCACCTTCGGCCTGGACCAGATAAAGACCAGAGAGGCTGTCGCCACGCTGCACAA GGATGGAATAGAGTTTGCATTTAAGTACCAGAATCCTCGAGGACCAGAGTGTCCTCCCATCAACCTGGCCTTCCTGGAGGTTCTGAGTGAATTTTCCTCCAAACTAATCCGCCAAGACAAGAAGACAGT TCACTCGTACCTGGAGAAGTTCATGTCGGAGTCGATGTCAGAGCGTCGGGAGGACGTGTGGCTGCCGCTGATCTCCTACAGGAACAGCCTGCTGACGGGAGGAGATGAGGACCACATGTCTGTCACGTCGGGCTCCAGCAGCAAGGCCGGCTCGGTCCGCAGCAAGAAGGGACGGCCGCCGATACACAAGAAACGCATCGAGG AAGAGAGTAGTGTTGAGGGCTCGTGGATGTTGCGTAATGACACTCTTCAGACACCGGGAGCGCTGCAGACTCCTCAGCTCACATCAACAGTACTCAGAGAGAACAGACCAGCAGAACACATGCCCGACCCGGACTCCGAACCCGGATCAGAGAACGACTTCGTACACAA TCCTCAGATGCAGATGTCGTGGCTCGGCCAGCAGAAGATGGAGGAGGTGAACCGGAAGGACCGGACGGGCATGAACTACATCAAGGCACGCAGCAATCAGGGCGTCCGGCAGACTGT GCGTGGGTTGATGGAGGATGACGCAGAGCCCATTTTCGAGGACGTGATGATGTCCTCGCGGGGCCAGTTGGAGGACATGAACGAGGAGTTTGAAGACACCATGGTGATCGACCTG CCGCCATCGAGGAACAGACGTGAAAGAGCAGAATTAAGACCAGACTTCTTTGACTCCGCAGCGATGATTGAGGACGAGTCG GGTTTCAGCATGCCCATGTTCTGA